Proteins from a genomic interval of Vicia villosa cultivar HV-30 ecotype Madison, WI unplaced genomic scaffold, Vvil1.0 ctg.002746F_1_1, whole genome shotgun sequence:
- the LOC131639730 gene encoding uncharacterized protein LOC131639730, protein MKLFTSSSSSPSSSSTFSFDPTFCSSKTIAAGCFTTIFHRIREFHSKFTSEKVQKIKTNTISISNSTIISSSPSSSSSCIVARLMGLDSMAENKIETCSESTQSSKVQYVSQGFHLLENENFLVFSFESGSESRKLKSRGRRKEKGCVDLKKRREERNEVKKKMVNDDEFQFEKSLFKEVGNGEKVKKRKKGKTCFVENKVESECGSEDSSPVSVFDFEYDVSGTDGDLCDVAMSWRRKLSPVLENDQLYIQHSDSNLMNEEMEVEEIESNMHEGSKKKERQIHECVDIWSKICRLVEDELVGSNGLQEVKRKQSDFDGLSADLEMEILDDLLDELIDQFDTCL, encoded by the exons ATGAAACTCttcacatcatcatcatcatcaccttcatcttcatcgaCTTTTAGTTTCGACCCGACATTTTGCAGCTCGAAAACTATAGCTGCAGGGTGTTTCACAACCATTTTTCATAGGATTAGAGAGTTTCATTCAAAGTTCACAAGTGAAAAAGTTCAAAAGATCAAAACTAACACTATATCTATATCTAATAGTACTATAATTTCTTCTTCGCCGTCTTCGTCTTCGTCTTGTATAGTTGCAAGGTTAATGGGTTTGGATTCAATGGCGGAGAATAAGATAGAGACATGTTCTGAATCAACACAAAGTTCAAAAGTTCAGTATGTATCACAAGGCTTTCATTTGCTTGAAAATGAGAACTTTTTGGTGTTTAGCTTTGAGAGTGGAAGTGAGAGTAGAAAATTGAAGTCCAGAGGGAGGAGAAAAGAAAAGGGTTGTGTTGATTTGAAGAagaggagagaagagagaaatgAGGTGAAgaaaaaaatggtgaatgatgaTGAGTTTCAGTTTGAGAAGAGTTTGTTTAAGGAAGTTGGTAATGgtgagaaagtgaagaagagaaagaaaggaaaaacATGTTTTGTGGAAAATAAGGTTGAGAGTGAATGTGGTTCGGAAGATTCTAGTCCTGTTTCTGTGTTTGATTTTGAATATGATGTTTCTGGAACAG ATGGAGATCTTTGTGATGTTGCTATGAGTTGGAGAAGAAAATTGTCACCAGTGCTTGAAAATGATCAGCTCTATATTCAACATTCTGATAGTAACTTGATGAATGAAGAGATGGAAGTTGAGGAAATTGAGAGCAATATGCATGAAGGATCAAAGAAAAAAGAGAGACAAATCCATGAATGTGTAGATATTTGGAGTAAAATTTGCAGGCTTGTTGAAGATGAATTGGTTGGATCAAATGGATTACAAGAAGTAAAGAGgaaacaaagtgattttgatGGTTTAAGTGCTGATTTAGAGATGGAGATTTTAGATGATTTGTTAGATGAGCTTATAGATCAATTTGATACTTGtttgtaa